Proteins encoded together in one Rana temporaria chromosome 6, aRanTem1.1, whole genome shotgun sequence window:
- the FZD5 gene encoding frizzled-5: protein MAIRNPVMFVLGPLLLLQLPAPVSMASKAIVCQDITVPMCKGIGYNFTYMPNQFNHDTQDEAGLEVHQFWPLVEIQCSPDLKFFLCSMYTPICLADYKKPLPPCRSVCERAKAGCSPLMRQYGFAWPERMNCDKLPQNGDPENLCMDYNRTETTTHPPFFAKPTYPPRGSKHLTPNRQPNSECNGECKCREPFYSITKESHPLYNRVKTGQVPNCAVPCFQPYFTQDEKTFTAFWIGLWSILCFISTFITVATFLIDMERFRYPERPIIFLSACYLFVSVGYIVRLLVGHENVACNRDHIHYETTGPALCTIVFLLVYFFGMASSIWWVILSFTWFLAAGMKWGNEAIASYSQYFHMAAWLIPSVKSIAVLALSSVDGDPVAGICYVGNQNLDNLRGFVLAPLVVYLFTGTMFLLAGFVSLFRIRSVIKQGGTKTDKLEKLMIRIGLFTVLYTVPATIVVACYIYEQHYREFWEKSHNCSCPGDKNKARPEYAVFMLKYFMCLLVGITSGVWIWSGKTLESWRRVTGRCCRSSKSINALAFSEASTALTARTGLPSSALYHKQVPLSHV from the coding sequence ATGGCAATCCGGAACCCTGTGATGTTTGTACTAGGCCCTCTACTTCTCCTGCAGCTCCCTGCACCTGTGTCTATGGCCTCCAAAGCAATCGTCTGTCAGGACATCACAGTTCCCATGTGCAAAGGCATTGGATATAATTTTACCTATATGCCCAATCAATTTAACCACGATACTCAAGATGAAGCTGGCTTGGAAGTTCATCAGTTTTGGCCTTTGGTGGAAATTCAGTGTTCGCCTGACTTGAAATTTTTCTTATGTAGCATGTATACCCCCATTTGCCTGGCTGACTATAAGAAACCCTTGCCACCCTGCAGGTCAGTCTGTGAAAGGGCAAAGGCAGGTTGTTCTCCGCTTATGAGGCAATATGGTTTTGCTTGGCCGGAGAGAATGAACTGTGATAAACTTCCTCAGAATGGAGACCCAGAAAATCTTTGTATGGATTATAATAGGACAGAAACCACAACACACCCACCGTTCTTTGCAAAGCCTACATACCCACCAAGGGGATCAAAACACTTGACTCCAAATAGGCAACCCAACAGTGAATGTAATGGAGAATGTAAATGCAGGGAGCCTTTCTACTCCATAACAAAAGAATCCCATCCGCTGTATAACAGGGTCAAAACTGGGCAGGTGCCGAACTGTGCCGTGCCATGTTTCCAGCCCTATTTCACTCAGGATGAGAAGACATTTACTGCCTTCTGGATAGGCTTGTGGTCCATCCTGTGTTTCATCTCAACCTTTATCACTGTGGCCACGTTCCTGATTGACATGGAAAGATTTCGATATCCAGAACGCCCTATCATCTTTTTATCTGCATGCTATCTCTTTGTATCCGTTGGCTACATTGTCAGACTTCTAGTGGGTCATGAAAATGTTGCCTGCAACAGAGACCACATTCACTATGAGACCACAGGACCAGCTCTCTGCACAATAGTATTTCTACTTGTTTACTTCTTTGGAATGGCCAGTTCTATTTGGTGGGTCATCTTGTCCTTCACCTGGTTCTTGGCTGCTGGCATGAAGTGGGGCAATGAGGCTATTGCCAGCTACTCTCAGTATTTCCATATGGCAGCGTGGTTGATACCAAGCGTCAAATCAATAGCTGTCCTTGCTTTAAGTTCTGTGGATGGCGACCCAGTAGCCGGAATCTGCTATGTAGGTAACCAAAACCTAGACAATCTTCGTGGGTTTGTGTTGGCTCCACTAGTAGTTTACCTTTTCACAGGAACAATGTTTCTCCTTGCAGGATTTGTGTCACTCTTCAGAATTAGGAGTGTCATAAAACAGGGTGGCACCAAAACTGATAAACTGGAAAAGTTGATGATCAGAATAGGTTTATTTACTGTACTGTACACTGTACCCGCAACCATTGTTGTTGCCTGCTATATCTATGAACAGCACTACAGAGAATTTTGGGAAAAATCCCACAACTGCTCTTGTCCTGGGGACAAAAATAAAGCCAGGCCTGAGTATGCGGTTTTCATGTTAAAGTACTTTATGTGCCTATTGGTGGGAATAACCTCAGGGGTATGGATCTGGTCTGGAAAAACATTGGAGTCTTGGAGGAGGGTCACAGGCCGATGTTGCAGAAGCAGCAAATCAATCAATGCCTTGGCATTCAGTGAAGCCAGCACAGCGCTAACGGCAAGGACTGGCTTGCCAAGTTCCGCTTTATATCACAAGCAAGTGCCATTGTCTCATGTGTGA